Proteins encoded together in one Astatotilapia calliptera chromosome 7, fAstCal1.2, whole genome shotgun sequence window:
- the LOC113025999 gene encoding uncharacterized protein LOC113025999 isoform X2 — MGPLIERNGGKERKQRSGILYGTLSNVKALWQEVVNQAPKINDLKERWPALFDAVQINQEFRRITTVNLETTFMAKLDQYSQKIMSLLSSRGGAAKMRIRRIQNMLLEDDSVERRREVAIRGLVVYLREKEEDLFKEQDGGGDITNEVMKIVTRGATTSDPASARIILEGTEVLADLDVPRACALLMGLIYALNLSYPKELKNTFEKHF; from the exons ATGGG ACCACTGATCGAAAGAAACGGAGGCaaagagagaaagcagagaagCGGCATTTTGTACGGAACGTTATCAAACGTTAAAGCTTTGTG GCAGGAAGTTGTCAATCAAGCACCAAAAATCAATGACCTGAAAGAAAGATGGCCTGCTCTTTTTGATGCAGTTCAG ataAACCAAGAATTCAGAAGGATCACCACTGTTAACCTGGAGACAACATTCATGGCAAAGCTGGACCAGTACTCTCAGAAAATAATGTCCTTGCTGTCCTCAAGAGGAGGGGCTGCAAAAATGCGCATTCGGCGCATCCAGAACATGCTGCTAGag GACGATTCTGTGGAGAGAAGGCGAGAGGTCGCTATCCGTGGCTTAGTGGTGTATCTcagggaaaaggaggaggatCTCTTCAAAGAGCAG GATGGTGGCGGCGATATTACCAATGAAGTGATGAAGATTGTAACCAGAGGTGCCACAACGTCTGATCCAGCCAGCGCAAGGATCATACTTGAAGGAACAGAAGTCCTAGCAGACCTGGATGTACCCAGAGCCTGTGCCTTGCTAATGGGGCTGATATATGCACTCAACCTCAGCTACCCAAAAGAActgaaaaacacttttgaaaaacacttttga
- the LOC113025999 gene encoding uncharacterized protein LOC113025999 isoform X1: protein MAQLGGPLIERNGGKERKQRSGILYGTLSNVKALWQEVVNQAPKINDLKERWPALFDAVQINQEFRRITTVNLETTFMAKLDQYSQKIMSLLSSRGGAAKMRIRRIQNMLLEDDSVERRREVAIRGLVVYLREKEEDLFKEQDGGGDITNEVMKIVTRGATTSDPASARIILEGTEVLADLDVPRACALLMGLIYALNLSYPKELKNTFEKHF, encoded by the exons ATGGCTCAACTCGGTGG ACCACTGATCGAAAGAAACGGAGGCaaagagagaaagcagagaagCGGCATTTTGTACGGAACGTTATCAAACGTTAAAGCTTTGTG GCAGGAAGTTGTCAATCAAGCACCAAAAATCAATGACCTGAAAGAAAGATGGCCTGCTCTTTTTGATGCAGTTCAG ataAACCAAGAATTCAGAAGGATCACCACTGTTAACCTGGAGACAACATTCATGGCAAAGCTGGACCAGTACTCTCAGAAAATAATGTCCTTGCTGTCCTCAAGAGGAGGGGCTGCAAAAATGCGCATTCGGCGCATCCAGAACATGCTGCTAGag GACGATTCTGTGGAGAGAAGGCGAGAGGTCGCTATCCGTGGCTTAGTGGTGTATCTcagggaaaaggaggaggatCTCTTCAAAGAGCAG GATGGTGGCGGCGATATTACCAATGAAGTGATGAAGATTGTAACCAGAGGTGCCACAACGTCTGATCCAGCCAGCGCAAGGATCATACTTGAAGGAACAGAAGTCCTAGCAGACCTGGATGTACCCAGAGCCTGTGCCTTGCTAATGGGGCTGATATATGCACTCAACCTCAGCTACCCAAAAGAActgaaaaacacttttgaaaaacacttttga